In Zingiber officinale cultivar Zhangliang chromosome 6A, Zo_v1.1, whole genome shotgun sequence, a single genomic region encodes these proteins:
- the LOC121994123 gene encoding auxin-responsive protein SAUR64-like, translating into MLSPKRLVEKAKKGLPLMRSNSRSSSCDFNNVVVADKGHFVVYSMDDARFVVPLSFLKSCIFQELLKVSAEEFGLPGEGPITLACSGDFMEYVISLLKRSVSRDVEMALLASIDNTSRCSDSSLLGLGCDQQRVVV; encoded by the coding sequence ATGTTGAGTCCCAAGAGGCTTGTTGAGAAGGCAAAGAAGGGGCTGCCCTTGATGAGATCAAATAGTAGGTCCAGTTCTTGCGATTTCAACAACGTAGTGGTTGCTGACAAAGGCCATTTTGTGGTATACAGTATGGATGATGCAAGATTCGTGGTGCCGTTGTCATTCCTCAAGAGCTGTATCTTTCAGGAGCTCCTCAAGGTTTCAGCTGAGGAGTTCGGATTACCCGGAGAGGGGCCTATTACCTTGGCTTGCAGTGGAGATTTCATGGAGTATGTAATCTCCTTGCTCAAGAGAAGCGTGTCTAGAGATGTGGAGATGGCTTTGCTTGCCTCCATCGATAATACTAGCCGGTGCTCGGATTCATCGTTGCTTGGCCTTGGTTGTGACCAACAACGAGTAGTAGTATGA